In Phaeobacter gallaeciensis DSM 26640, a genomic segment contains:
- a CDS encoding carboxymuconolactone decarboxylase family protein: MSQRLDYFSAAGDLFKPMMEQEALFKNSTLEFSVVELVKLRASQINGCAFCIHMHTHEMRAQGESEDRMHLLNAWRESPLYTPRERAALAWCEALTRVEATAAPDADYDAVAELFEPREQVLLTLLIGAINSWNRIAIGFRSAHPVSETTTGANAA, encoded by the coding sequence ATGTCGCAACGTCTCGATTATTTCTCTGCCGCCGGGGATCTGTTCAAACCGATGATGGAGCAGGAAGCCCTGTTCAAGAACAGCACCTTGGAATTCAGCGTGGTGGAACTGGTGAAATTGCGCGCCTCCCAGATCAACGGCTGTGCCTTCTGCATCCATATGCACACCCATGAGATGCGCGCCCAGGGCGAGAGCGAGGACCGGATGCATCTGCTGAACGCATGGCGCGAATCGCCGCTCTACACGCCCCGCGAACGCGCGGCGCTGGCCTGGTGTGAGGCGCTGACACGGGTAGAAGCCACCGCCGCACCCGATGCCGACTATGACGCCGTGGCAGAGCTGTTCGAGCCGCGCGAACAGGTGCTGCTGACGCTGCTGATCGGCGCCATCAACAGCTGGAACCGCATTGCAATCGGCTTTCGCAGCGCCCACCCTGTGAGCGAAACCACCACCGGGGCCAACGCGGCGTGA
- a CDS encoding 4Fe-4S dicluster domain-containing protein: MTELPTKTDRKMGLVIDLDTCVGCHACVISCKGWNTENYGAPLSDQNAYGADPSGTFLNRVHSYEVQPSPCASQPNPAAQLVHFPKSCLHCEDAPCVTVCPTGASYKRVEDGIVLVNESNCIGCGLCAWSCPYGARELDLAEGVMKKCTLCVDRIYNENLPEVDRVPSCVRTCPAGARHFGDLGDPDSDVSKLVAERGGMDLMPEMGTKPVNKYLPPRPKDQIEDQIDILAPLLAPVAEEPKGFLGWLDKALDKLPGNSAEETS, translated from the coding sequence ATGACTGAGCTTCCCACCAAGACCGACCGCAAGATGGGGCTGGTCATCGACCTTGACACCTGCGTCGGCTGCCATGCCTGTGTGATTTCCTGCAAGGGCTGGAACACCGAAAACTATGGCGCACCGTTATCAGATCAGAATGCCTATGGCGCCGATCCCTCCGGCACCTTCCTCAACCGCGTGCATTCTTATGAGGTGCAGCCTTCGCCATGTGCGAGCCAACCAAACCCGGCGGCCCAACTGGTGCATTTTCCGAAATCCTGCCTGCATTGCGAAGACGCCCCCTGCGTCACCGTCTGCCCCACCGGCGCCAGCTACAAACGGGTGGAGGATGGCATCGTTCTGGTCAATGAATCCAACTGCATCGGCTGTGGCCTTTGCGCGTGGTCCTGCCCCTATGGCGCCCGTGAGTTGGATCTGGCCGAAGGGGTGATGAAGAAATGCACGCTCTGTGTGGACCGGATCTACAATGAAAATCTGCCAGAGGTAGACCGTGTGCCCTCCTGCGTGCGGACCTGTCCGGCAGGCGCGCGTCACTTTGGCGATCTGGGCGATCCCGACAGCGATGTCTCCAAACTGGTGGCAGAGCGCGGCGGCATGGATCTGATGCCGGAAATGGGCACCAAACCCGTGAACAAATACCTGCCCCCGCGCCCCAAGGACCAGATCGAGGATCAGATCGACATTCTGGCCCCGCTGCTGGCCCCTGTCGCAGAAGAACCCAAGGGCTTCCTCGGCTGGCTGGACAAGGCGCTCGACAAACTACCGGGCAATTCCGCAGAGGAGACAAGCTGA
- the sigJ gene encoding RNA polymerase sigma factor SigJ has product MTAQTKDTGTDAFLTARPRLFAAAYRMLGSVTDAEDILQDAYLRWQSAPKGEVLDATGYLMRITTRLCLDQLKSARVRRETYPGEWLPEPVLTDETTELLDHDVSVALLLALDALSPLERAAFLLHDIFDSSYNDVASALNRTPEACRQLATRARRKVQARRPDAPSNPDQGAALTEAFFRASKTGDTAALTQLLTKDVQLISDGGGKAMAALNPIYGRDKVLRLLAGLARKSDQTVPEKWRACQLNGLPAVLSRGEDGILQATSLDIRDGRIACIYVTRNPDKTGHLASVLG; this is encoded by the coding sequence GTGACAGCACAGACCAAAGACACAGGAACCGATGCGTTTCTGACAGCGCGGCCGCGATTGTTTGCGGCCGCCTACCGGATGCTGGGCAGCGTGACCGATGCCGAGGATATCCTGCAAGACGCCTATCTGCGCTGGCAATCCGCACCCAAGGGTGAAGTTCTGGATGCGACCGGCTATCTGATGCGGATCACCACGCGGCTCTGTCTGGATCAGCTGAAATCAGCCCGCGTGCGGCGCGAGACCTATCCGGGGGAATGGCTGCCGGAACCGGTGCTGACGGATGAGACCACCGAGTTGTTGGATCATGACGTCTCGGTTGCGCTTTTGCTGGCGCTGGATGCCCTCTCCCCCCTGGAACGCGCGGCCTTCCTTTTGCATGATATCTTTGACAGCTCTTACAACGATGTGGCCTCTGCCCTGAACCGCACGCCCGAGGCTTGCCGCCAACTGGCCACCCGCGCGCGCCGCAAGGTGCAGGCCCGACGACCGGACGCCCCCAGCAACCCAGACCAAGGCGCCGCGCTGACCGAGGCATTCTTTCGCGCCTCTAAAACCGGCGATACCGCCGCGCTGACGCAGTTGCTGACCAAAGATGTGCAGCTGATCTCCGACGGCGGCGGTAAGGCGATGGCCGCACTCAACCCGATCTACGGACGCGACAAGGTGCTACGGCTGCTCGCGGGGCTGGCTCGCAAGAGCGACCAGACGGTCCCGGAGAAGTGGCGCGCCTGCCAGCTCAATGGTCTGCCTGCCGTTCTGAGCCGGGGCGAGGATGGCATCCTGCAAGCCACCTCTCTGGATATTCGCGACGGCCGGATTGCCTGCATCTATGTCACCCGCAACCCGGATAAGACAGGGCATCTGGCATCTGTGCTGGGGTGA
- a CDS encoding NAD(P)/FAD-dependent oxidoreductase, with amino-acid sequence MAMADITVRGAGIFGLSIAWTCARRGASVQVIDPFGAGAGSSGGLVGALAPHVPENWNPKKQYQLESLLMADRFWAEVEDTGGISPGYGRTGRLQPIHDQRTLDLAHAREASAQTYWKGEAEWRVCPVSEMGPWVPPSATGYVIHDTLSARMHPRRACAALVAGLAVMGVEVQAEGTDQGLVVHAKGYAGLLELNRMLAGPDGPAAGKTLGNGVKGQAALLRFAEGPEVPQLYADGLHIIPHADGTLAIGSTSEREFEDPSSTDAQLDDVIERARAALPVLHGAEVIERWAGVRPRARSRAPMLGSWPDRRGHFIANGGFKIGFGMAPKVAETMADLLLDGKDDIPEGFRVEDNF; translated from the coding sequence ATGGCAATGGCAGATATCACCGTCCGGGGCGCAGGGATCTTTGGGCTCTCGATCGCCTGGACCTGCGCACGCCGCGGCGCATCGGTGCAGGTGATTGATCCGTTTGGGGCGGGCGCCGGTTCCAGCGGCGGGCTGGTCGGCGCGCTGGCCCCGCATGTGCCGGAGAACTGGAACCCCAAGAAACAGTACCAGCTGGAAAGCCTGCTGATGGCTGATCGGTTCTGGGCCGAGGTTGAGGACACCGGCGGGATCTCTCCCGGTTATGGTCGCACCGGTCGGCTGCAACCGATCCATGATCAGCGCACGTTGGATCTGGCCCACGCCCGCGAGGCCTCGGCCCAGACCTATTGGAAGGGCGAGGCCGAATGGCGAGTCTGCCCGGTCTCTGAGATGGGACCATGGGTGCCGCCCAGCGCCACGGGCTATGTGATCCACGACACGCTGAGCGCCCGGATGCACCCCCGCCGCGCCTGTGCCGCTTTGGTAGCGGGGCTTGCGGTCATGGGTGTTGAGGTGCAGGCAGAGGGCACCGATCAGGGGCTGGTGGTCCATGCCAAGGGCTATGCCGGGTTGCTGGAACTGAACCGGATGCTGGCAGGTCCCGACGGCCCGGCGGCAGGCAAGACCTTGGGCAATGGTGTGAAGGGTCAGGCTGCACTCCTGCGCTTTGCCGAAGGGCCGGAGGTGCCACAGCTTTATGCGGATGGGCTGCACATCATTCCCCATGCGGATGGGACATTGGCCATAGGCTCCACCAGTGAACGCGAGTTTGAGGATCCCAGCAGCACCGATGCCCAGCTGGACGATGTGATTGAGCGTGCGCGCGCAGCGCTGCCGGTTCTGCACGGAGCTGAGGTGATCGAACGCTGGGCCGGGGTGCGCCCCCGCGCCCGCTCGCGCGCGCCAATGCTGGGGAGCTGGCCAGATCGGCGCGGTCATTTCATCGCCAACGGGGGCTTCAAGATTGGCTTTGGCATGGCGCCTAAAGTGGCCGAAACCATGGCCGATCTTCTGCTGGACGGGAAGGATGATATCCCCGAAGGTTTCCGGGTCGAAGACAACTTTTGA
- a CDS encoding DMT family transporter → MTMRPDAKILEPRREPLTQKNNVTAGVLLMIAATVVFASQDAISRHLAGEYNTFMVIMVRYWFFALFVIALAARAPGGIRATARTDQLGLQIFRGVLLVAEICVAVYAFTVLGLVESVAVFICYPLLVAALSGPVLGEQVGWRRWAAISVGLIGVLIILQPGIGVFDPLAIIPFVSALMFALYGLITRYAARRDSTATSFFWTGVAGMVAMTLVGIWFWEPMSQRDWIWMAILCLTGVTGHWLLIKCYEMAEASAVQPFAYFHLIWAAVLGVVVFGEVIRTNVAIGATIIVAAGLFTLWRERVKG, encoded by the coding sequence ATGACCATGCGCCCTGATGCAAAAATACTTGAACCGCGCCGAGAACCCTTGACCCAGAAGAACAACGTCACGGCAGGCGTCCTGTTGATGATCGCGGCGACCGTTGTCTTTGCCTCGCAGGACGCAATCTCGCGGCATCTGGCCGGGGAGTACAACACCTTTATGGTGATCATGGTGCGCTACTGGTTCTTTGCGCTCTTTGTGATCGCGCTTGCCGCGCGCGCACCTGGAGGCATTCGCGCCACAGCCCGCACCGATCAGCTGGGTTTGCAGATCTTTCGCGGGGTGCTGCTGGTCGCGGAAATCTGCGTGGCGGTTTATGCTTTTACCGTGCTGGGGCTGGTCGAAAGCGTGGCGGTCTTCATCTGCTACCCGCTCTTGGTGGCGGCCCTGAGCGGGCCGGTGCTGGGGGAGCAGGTGGGCTGGCGGCGGTGGGCGGCGATTTCGGTGGGGTTGATCGGTGTACTGATCATCCTGCAACCCGGTATTGGTGTCTTTGACCCCCTGGCGATCATCCCGTTTGTCTCGGCGCTGATGTTTGCGCTCTATGGGCTGATCACCCGCTATGCCGCGCGGCGCGACAGCACGGCGACGAGTTTCTTCTGGACGGGCGTTGCAGGCATGGTGGCGATGACCCTTGTGGGCATCTGGTTCTGGGAGCCGATGAGCCAGAGAGACTGGATCTGGATGGCCATTCTGTGCCTGACAGGGGTGACCGGGCATTGGCTGCTGATCAAATGCTATGAGATGGCCGAGGCGAGCGCGGTGCAGCCCTTTGCCTATTTCCACCTGATCTGGGCGGCGGTGCTTGGGGTGGTGGTGTTTGGCGAGGTGATCCGCACCAATGTGGCCATCGGTGCGACCATCATCGTGGCGGCGGGGCTGTTCACCCTATGGCGCGAACGCGTCAAGGGTTGA
- a CDS encoding lytic transglycosylase domain-containing protein — MTRILALIALISATLSGTAAIAVDLNRALELMRSEKWSEAGRSAGHEATVARDVIEWHRLRAGMGSAADVMAFLARRADWPGLALLRRKNEPQIAEAGRKTILAFYKDTRPQTAEGALSYGRALIAAGQKGEGEAELVLAWRTMPMGSVIQDDYLKRHAKLLAPHHAARLDQMLWDNHKVSARRMLPLVEDGPRKLAEARLALQEAEPGVDARIAAVPDALKDNAGLAYDRFAWRDRKRRQEDAITLMMDRSTTAEKLGEPAKWLRRRRDLARQDMRDGNHERAYQLAAHHFAPEDAGYGYSDCEWLAGYIALRKLQDPELAAYHFERFLASVESPISVGRGGYWLGQAYGAHGDIEKAHAAYAKAADYQTSFYGLLAAEVLGRPFDPDLITPPQVPDWRAAGFLNSTVAEAGLLLLQAGDMPLAERFLTHLVEGLGPVEARQLGEMAVAMKEPHLAVMIAKRAAQKGEELEAAYFPLHPVAQKDLPMAREMTLAIARRESEFDPIVISHAGARGLMQVMPATAKLVASNMGIQANHTTGRLISDWSYNALLGSNYLADLAGDFNGNVVMMAAGYNAGPHRPKAWMERYGDPRDGTPGIVDWIEHIPFNETRNYVMRVTESLPVYRARLGKTPLPVPFSKELAGSTLDAFAP; from the coding sequence ATGACACGCATTCTGGCCCTTATTGCCCTCATTTCCGCCACTCTGAGCGGCACCGCTGCCATCGCCGTGGACCTGAACCGCGCGCTGGAGCTGATGCGCTCTGAAAAATGGAGCGAAGCCGGGCGGAGTGCCGGCCATGAAGCCACCGTGGCCCGCGATGTGATTGAATGGCACCGGCTGCGCGCCGGGATGGGGTCGGCCGCCGATGTGATGGCGTTTCTGGCAAGGCGCGCGGACTGGCCCGGGCTGGCGCTGCTGCGGCGCAAGAACGAACCGCAGATTGCCGAGGCCGGGCGCAAGACTATCCTTGCCTTCTACAAAGACACCCGCCCGCAAACGGCCGAAGGCGCGCTGAGCTATGGCCGTGCGCTGATCGCAGCTGGGCAGAAAGGCGAAGGCGAGGCAGAGCTGGTTTTGGCCTGGCGCACCATGCCCATGGGGTCGGTCATTCAGGACGACTATCTGAAGCGCCACGCCAAGCTGCTGGCGCCACATCACGCGGCGCGACTGGATCAGATGCTCTGGGACAATCACAAGGTCAGCGCCCGGCGAATGTTGCCGCTGGTTGAGGACGGGCCGCGCAAACTGGCGGAGGCGCGACTGGCCCTGCAAGAGGCGGAACCCGGCGTCGATGCCCGAATCGCCGCCGTCCCCGACGCGCTGAAGGATAATGCGGGCCTGGCTTATGATCGTTTCGCCTGGCGCGACCGCAAGCGGCGGCAGGAGGATGCCATCACCCTGATGATGGATCGAAGCACCACAGCCGAAAAACTGGGCGAGCCAGCCAAATGGCTGCGCCGTCGCCGCGATCTGGCGCGGCAGGACATGCGTGACGGCAATCACGAACGCGCCTACCAGCTTGCCGCACACCATTTCGCGCCGGAGGATGCCGGCTACGGCTACTCCGATTGCGAATGGCTGGCAGGCTACATTGCGCTGCGCAAATTGCAGGACCCGGAACTGGCGGCCTATCACTTTGAACGCTTCCTTGCCTCGGTCGAAAGCCCGATTTCGGTGGGTCGTGGCGGTTATTGGCTGGGTCAGGCCTATGGTGCCCATGGCGATATCGAGAAGGCCCATGCCGCCTATGCCAAGGCTGCGGATTATCAGACATCATTCTACGGGCTTCTGGCCGCAGAGGTTCTGGGCCGTCCCTTTGATCCCGACCTCATCACCCCGCCGCAGGTGCCCGACTGGCGCGCCGCGGGTTTTCTGAACTCCACCGTGGCGGAGGCCGGGCTGTTGCTGTTGCAGGCAGGCGACATGCCCTTGGCGGAACGCTTCCTCACCCATCTGGTCGAAGGGCTCGGCCCGGTTGAGGCACGCCAGCTGGGCGAAATGGCCGTCGCCATGAAGGAGCCGCATCTGGCAGTGATGATTGCCAAACGCGCCGCCCAGAAGGGAGAAGAGCTGGAAGCCGCTTATTTTCCGCTGCATCCCGTCGCCCAGAAGGACCTGCCGATGGCACGCGAAATGACTCTCGCCATTGCCCGGCGCGAGAGTGAATTCGACCCTATCGTGATCAGCCACGCGGGCGCACGGGGGCTGATGCAGGTGATGCCCGCCACCGCGAAACTGGTCGCCTCGAACATGGGCATTCAGGCCAATCACACAACCGGGCGACTGATCTCCGACTGGTCCTATAACGCCCTTCTGGGCAGCAATTACCTTGCCGATCTGGCGGGGGATTTTAACGGCAATGTGGTGATGATGGCGGCAGGCTATAACGCAGGCCCCCATCGCCCCAAGGCCTGGATGGAGCGCTATGGCGATCCGCGTGACGGCACGCCGGGGATTGTCGACTGGATCGAACACATCCCCTTCAACGAGACGCGCAACTACGTGATGCGCGTCACCGAGAGCCTGCCTGTCTACCGTGCGCGCCTTGGCAAGACGCCGCTGCCGGTGCCTTTCTCCAAGGAACTCGCTGGCTCAACCCTTGACGCGTTCGCGCCATAG
- the mnmD gene encoding tRNA (5-methylaminomethyl-2-thiouridine)(34)-methyltransferase MnmD, whose protein sequence is MADQQARLSWRDGSIPVSDQFDDPYFSIHDGLAETEHVFLDGNDLATRFASAAEVGTDFHIAELGFGTGLNLLAAWRAWERAQEGCAAPSVLHFTSFEAFPMATDDMARALEAFPEVAPWAERFLADWGGTGLCDLGTLRVTVITGDARVSLPDWTGAADAWFLDGFSPAKNPELWQEDLLAAVAGHTRAGGTAATYTAAGFVRRGLEAAGFEVTRTPGFGRKRHMTKALLR, encoded by the coding sequence ATGGCAGACCAGCAGGCGCGGCTCAGCTGGCGGGATGGCAGCATTCCGGTATCCGATCAGTTCGACGATCCCTATTTCTCCATCCACGATGGGCTGGCCGAGACGGAGCATGTGTTTCTGGACGGCAATGATCTGGCCACCCGCTTTGCCAGCGCCGCAGAGGTGGGGACCGATTTCCACATTGCCGAGCTGGGCTTTGGCACCGGTCTGAACCTGTTGGCCGCCTGGCGCGCCTGGGAGAGGGCGCAGGAGGGCTGCGCCGCGCCATCGGTTCTGCATTTCACCAGTTTCGAAGCCTTCCCGATGGCGACGGACGACATGGCCCGCGCACTGGAAGCCTTTCCCGAGGTGGCGCCCTGGGCCGAACGGTTTCTGGCGGACTGGGGCGGCACAGGTCTGTGTGATCTGGGCACTTTGCGTGTCACCGTCATCACCGGCGACGCCCGCGTGTCGCTGCCAGACTGGACAGGGGCGGCGGACGCATGGTTTCTGGACGGGTTTTCACCGGCCAAGAACCCGGAGCTGTGGCAGGAGGATCTGCTCGCCGCTGTCGCGGGGCACACTCGCGCGGGTGGCACTGCGGCAACCTACACCGCAGCGGGATTTGTCCGCCGGGGGTTGGAGGCTGCCGGGTTCGAGGTCACGCGTACGCCCGGTTTCGGGCGCAAGCGGCATATGACAAAGGCACTCCTGCGATGA
- a CDS encoding dimethyl sulfoxide reductase anchor subunit family protein yields the protein MHPAPSVIIFTTLSGLGFGLLTFLGLGKPEVTGWVAFVFYAIAFGFAVGGLLASTFHLGRPERAWRAFTQWKTSWLSREGICAVAALMVMGLFAFGAVFLDTHWWALGWIGAALSLATVFTTSMIYTQLKTIPRWNMSLTPVMFLSFSLAGGSLLAGAEALAPWLLAIAGSVQLAYWAKGDQAFATSGTDMGTATGLGDRGAVRAFEPPHTGSNYLLREFVHVVGRKHAQKLRVIAFSLGFALPLICLILPVEGLMLKHLLAGLAVLLHIAGIAVSRWLFFAQAEHVVGLYYGKR from the coding sequence ATGCATCCCGCACCCTCTGTTATCATCTTTACCACCCTCTCTGGTCTCGGCTTTGGCCTTCTGACCTTCCTTGGCCTTGGCAAACCCGAGGTGACGGGCTGGGTCGCCTTTGTGTTCTACGCCATCGCCTTTGGTTTTGCGGTGGGCGGGCTCTTGGCCTCGACCTTTCACCTCGGCCGACCGGAACGGGCCTGGCGCGCCTTCACCCAGTGGAAAACCAGCTGGCTCAGCCGCGAAGGCATCTGCGCTGTTGCCGCCCTCATGGTGATGGGGCTTTTTGCCTTTGGCGCGGTGTTTCTGGACACCCATTGGTGGGCGCTTGGCTGGATCGGCGCAGCGCTGTCGCTGGCGACGGTCTTTACCACCTCGATGATCTACACCCAGCTCAAGACCATTCCGCGCTGGAACATGTCACTGACACCGGTGATGTTCCTGTCCTTCAGCCTTGCGGGCGGGTCACTGCTGGCCGGGGCGGAGGCGCTGGCCCCCTGGTTGCTGGCCATCGCAGGTTCGGTGCAACTGGCCTATTGGGCCAAAGGCGATCAGGCCTTTGCCACCTCCGGCACCGATATGGGCACCGCGACGGGCCTCGGAGATCGTGGTGCCGTGCGCGCGTTTGAGCCGCCCCATACCGGCTCCAACTATCTGTTGCGGGAATTCGTGCATGTGGTCGGGCGCAAACATGCGCAGAAACTGCGGGTGATCGCCTTTTCCTTGGGCTTTGCGCTTCCCTTGATCTGCCTGATCCTGCCGGTGGAGGGGCTGATGCTCAAACACCTGCTCGCGGGGCTGGCGGTGCTGCTGCACATCGCCGGAATTGCCGTCTCGCGCTGGCTGTTCTTTGCTCAGGCCGAACATGTGGTCGGGCTTTATTACGGCAAGCGTTGA
- a CDS encoding VOC family protein, which produces MIAYITIGTNDMTRARAFYTAFLPALGYEFSEGPDGLSFALPVAEGEVPTAPDVYVKHPFDGAPAAAGNGVMVAFQANTQAQVRSLHAAAVAAGGTDDGAPGFRAAYSAGFYVGYLRDPQGNKIALFSSNPDEPTRDG; this is translated from the coding sequence ATGATCGCCTATATCACCATCGGTACCAATGACATGACCCGCGCCCGGGCGTTTTATACCGCATTCCTGCCGGCACTTGGCTACGAGTTCAGCGAAGGGCCCGACGGCCTCAGCTTTGCCCTGCCAGTGGCAGAGGGAGAGGTTCCGACCGCGCCGGATGTCTACGTGAAACACCCGTTTGACGGCGCGCCTGCTGCGGCGGGCAATGGGGTGATGGTTGCCTTTCAGGCCAACACTCAGGCGCAGGTGCGCAGCTTGCATGCCGCCGCAGTGGCGGCAGGGGGAACAGACGACGGCGCGCCGGGGTTTCGCGCGGCTTATAGTGCGGGGTTCTACGTGGGGTATCTGCGTGATCCGCAGGGCAATAAGATTGCACTTTTCTCCAGCAACCCGGATGAGCCGACACGCGATGGGTAG
- the dapA gene encoding 4-hydroxy-tetrahydrodipicolinate synthase has protein sequence MFKGSMPALVTPFSNGELDLDTLKRLVEWHIDQGSTALVPVGTTGESPTLTHEEHETVIAEVVKSAAGRVPVIAGAGSNNTVEGKRFVQFAAEVGADAALVVTPYYNKPTQRGLIAHFTELHNCADIPIVIYNIPGRSVIDMTPATMGELAKLERIIGVKDATGDIARVSQQRASCGADFVQLSGEDATALGFNAHGGVGCISVTANVAPKLCAEFQAATLAGDYALALEYQDKLMPLHEAIFIEPGLAGAKYGLSKLGLCSEEVRLPLTGLEDSTKAAINAAMAHAGLL, from the coding sequence ATGTTCAAAGGCTCTATGCCAGCCCTCGTCACCCCGTTTTCCAACGGCGAGCTGGATCTGGATACGCTCAAACGGTTGGTCGAGTGGCACATTGATCAGGGCTCCACTGCGCTGGTCCCGGTGGGCACCACCGGCGAAAGCCCGACCCTGACCCATGAAGAGCATGAAACCGTCATTGCCGAAGTGGTGAAAAGCGCCGCCGGCCGGGTGCCGGTGATTGCCGGTGCGGGCTCCAACAACACGGTTGAGGGCAAGCGGTTTGTGCAATTCGCCGCCGAGGTGGGCGCCGATGCCGCGCTTGTGGTGACGCCCTATTACAACAAGCCGACCCAGCGCGGATTGATTGCGCATTTCACCGAGCTGCATAACTGTGCCGATATTCCGATTGTGATCTACAATATTCCCGGTCGCTCTGTCATTGATATGACTCCTGCCACCATGGGCGAACTGGCCAAGCTGGAGCGCATCATCGGTGTGAAGGATGCAACCGGCGATATCGCCCGTGTCTCGCAGCAGCGCGCCTCTTGCGGTGCGGATTTTGTGCAGCTGTCTGGCGAGGATGCAACCGCACTGGGCTTTAACGCTCATGGTGGGGTTGGCTGCATCTCGGTCACCGCAAATGTCGCGCCGAAGCTCTGCGCCGAATTCCAGGCGGCGACGCTGGCCGGTGATTACGCACTGGCGCTGGAGTATCAGGACAAGCTGATGCCGCTGCATGAGGCGATTTTCATCGAGCCGGGTCTGGCGGGGGCGAAATATGGTCTCTCCAAACTGGGTCTGTGCAGCGAAGAAGTGCGCCTGCCGCTCACTGGTCTGGAAGACAGCACCAAGGCCGCGATTAACGCTGCCATGGCCCATGCAGGCCTGCTCTAA
- a CDS encoding NADPH-dependent FMN reductase has product MSDPKILTISGSLRAGATNRKLLAEAARLFGPAEVTEADLNLPLYDGDDEQASGIPAAVQTLADQISAADAVIISTPEYNGAPSGVLKNALDWVSRTSSKPWQDKPVAIMSAAAGRAGGEKSQMLLRTFLVPFQPRVLTAPQVHLAASHSEFDEGGRLLSELYTETLEALMTALRAEIVR; this is encoded by the coding sequence ATGTCCGATCCCAAAATCCTCACCATTTCCGGCTCGCTGCGCGCCGGGGCCACCAATCGCAAACTGCTGGCCGAAGCCGCGCGCCTGTTTGGGCCTGCCGAGGTGACAGAGGCTGATCTCAATCTGCCGCTCTATGATGGCGATGATGAACAGGCCAGCGGTATTCCCGCAGCCGTTCAGACACTTGCGGATCAGATCTCGGCGGCGGATGCGGTGATTATCTCCACCCCGGAATACAATGGTGCGCCTTCCGGTGTGCTGAAAAACGCCCTCGACTGGGTCAGCCGCACCAGCAGCAAGCCCTGGCAAGACAAGCCCGTCGCTATCATGTCTGCGGCTGCGGGTCGTGCCGGAGGCGAGAAATCGCAGATGCTGCTACGCACATTCCTGGTGCCATTCCAGCCTCGCGTTTTGACTGCTCCACAGGTGCATCTGGCAGCCTCGCATTCGGAGTTTGACGAGGGCGGCCGCCTGCTGAGTGAGCTATATACTGAAACGCTTGAGGCGTTGATGACGGCGCTACGGGCCGAAATCGTGCGCTGA